Proteins encoded in a region of the Bombyx mori chromosome 21, ASM3026992v2 genome:
- the LOC101737958 gene encoding G kinase-anchoring protein 1, protein MAALVVQSRFAGLMIEDDDHPTNSDEQKHKKAKTNSAKKSELLKKPKNNNNNNNNCKTQSAGKKKKTKLGESTEAQWAQWKQKDEEMVDGNFESELHQAILLSKLDYEEKKDVYKQLKKDVDAANKVAEVSRNVKKLKKKNVMCLEQFNGIVNSTENSDVKFNHNTEDEKNSTDDDKIPEKDTQFFERVKIETKDALIRNKIKERIHNRLTDEVITKIQFNETLEKKDKEIESLKEEVLKLKQELLTVKSRNKKLCSILGQGEMRDKAEVLVEVERLNSVQAELTAEIATLHSELEKERSKNTDPRAKDKKNSTKKKKIRFDVSSEAVVTKESGAGNV, encoded by the exons atGGCTGCTCTTGTCGTACAATCTCGTTTTGCTGGTCTAATGATAGAAGATGATGATCACCCAACAAATAGCGatgaacaaaaacataaaaaagccAAAACTAATTCTGCCAAAAAATCAGAACTTCTGAAGAAacccaaaaacaataataacaacaacaacaactgtAAAACTCAG TCAGCtggtaagaagaagaagactaaaCTTGGTGAATCTACTGAAGCACAATGGGCACAATGGAAACAAAAAGATGAAGAAATGGTTGATGGCAATTTTGAATCTGAACTCCATCAG GCTATTCTTTTGTCTAAACTGGATTATGAAGAGAAGAAAGATGTATATAAACAATTGAAAAAGGATGTTGATGCAGCAAACAAAGTTGCAGAAGTTTCTCGTAATGTTAAGAAGTTGAAGAAGAAAAATGTGATGTGTCTGGAGCAGTTCAACGGCATTGTGAATTCTACTGAAAATAGTGATGTAAAAT TTAATCATAATACAGAAGACGAAAAGAATTCTACTGATGATGACAAGATTCCCGAAAAAGATACACAATTTTTTGAACGAGTGAAAATAGAGACGAAAGATGCATtaataagaaacaaaataaaagaaagaatCCACAATAGATTGACCGATGAAGTTATAACTAAAATTCAGTTTAATGAAACTTTAGAGAAGAAAGATAAAGAAATTGAAAGTTTAAAAGaagaagtattaaaattaaaacaggaATTGTTAACAGTCAAGTCTAGGAATAAGAAGCTATGTAGTATACTAGGACAGGGTGAAA TGAGAGATAAAGCAGAGGTATTAGTAGAAGTGGAGCGACTGAACTCCGTACAAGCTGAATTAACTGCAGAAATAGCTACGTTACACTCAGAGTTAGAAAAGGAGCGATCTAAAAACACAGATCCAAGAGCTAAAGACAag aaaaattcaacaaaaaagaaaaagataagaTTTGACGTTTCTTCGGAGGCTGTCGTCACAAAAGAATCTGGTGCAGGGAATGTATGA
- the LOC101737826 gene encoding uncharacterized protein LOC101737826 isoform X2 translates to MTYYPINFIGWQPVWQLGRMANLSELHLANNQLGVRGVVDWRWLLGPQITKTLKLLDLTSNKLGHLPKAIWKLEKLVTLKANDNMISRLPATIGRISTLRYFTISSNELQSLPCSLMQCRLEYIDISSNKFDNKQNNSTSDQYSPWQFYVGSLVHLSAKIILKHKIHYASNIIPWTLVEFLDNANMCVCGAPVVNYTHSINKEYDLKDYFRTVVFNNNLSVVEFECYFCSPKCFLKH, encoded by the exons ATGACATATTATCCTATAAACTTTATTGGTTGGCAACCAGTCTGGCAGTTAG gAAGGATGGCCAACTTGTCTGAACTACATTTAGCAAACAATCAACTTGGTGTAAGAGGAGTAGTTGATTGGCGTTGGTTACTAGGACCTCAG attacaaaaactttaaaattattagatCTCACTAGTAATAAATTGGGACATCTTCCAAAAGCCATTTGGaaactagaaaaattggtaaccctAAAAGCAAATGATAATATGATTTCAAGACTACCTGCAACTATTGGACGCATTTCCACGTTAAG atattTCACAATCTCTAGCAATGAACTGCAATCTTTGCCATGTAGCCTAATGCAATGTAGACTGGAATACATTGACATATCCTCAAATAAATTTGACAACAAGCAAAATAATTCTACGTCAGATCAATATTCTCCGTGGCAATTTTATGTCGGAAGTTTAGTACATCTTAgtgcaaaaataatattaaaacataaaatacattatGCATCCAACATAATTCCCTGGACACTTGTTGAGTTTCTGGACAATGCTAACATGTGTGTGTGTGGAGCACCAGTAGTAAATTACACAcattcaataaataaagaatatgaCCTCAAAGACTATTTTAGAACTGTAGTTTTTAATAACAATCTCAGTGTGGTTGAATTTGAGTGCTATTTTTGCTCACCCAAGTGTTTCCTAAAACAttag
- the LOC101737826 gene encoding uncharacterized protein LOC101737826 isoform X3 has translation MANLSELHLANNQLGVRGVVDWRWLLGPQITKTLKLLDLTSNKLGHLPKAIWKLEKLVTLKANDNMISRLPATIGRISTLRYFTISSNELQSLPCSLMQCRLEYIDISSNKFDNKQNNSTSDQYSPWQFYVGSLVHLSAKIILKHKIHYASNIIPWTLVEFLDNANMCVCGAPVVNYTHSINKEYDLKDYFRTVVFNNNLSVVEFECYFCSPKCFLKH, from the exons ATGGCCAACTTGTCTGAACTACATTTAGCAAACAATCAACTTGGTGTAAGAGGAGTAGTTGATTGGCGTTGGTTACTAGGACCTCAG attacaaaaactttaaaattattagatCTCACTAGTAATAAATTGGGACATCTTCCAAAAGCCATTTGGaaactagaaaaattggtaaccctAAAAGCAAATGATAATATGATTTCAAGACTACCTGCAACTATTGGACGCATTTCCACGTTAAG atattTCACAATCTCTAGCAATGAACTGCAATCTTTGCCATGTAGCCTAATGCAATGTAGACTGGAATACATTGACATATCCTCAAATAAATTTGACAACAAGCAAAATAATTCTACGTCAGATCAATATTCTCCGTGGCAATTTTATGTCGGAAGTTTAGTACATCTTAgtgcaaaaataatattaaaacataaaatacattatGCATCCAACATAATTCCCTGGACACTTGTTGAGTTTCTGGACAATGCTAACATGTGTGTGTGTGGAGCACCAGTAGTAAATTACACAcattcaataaataaagaatatgaCCTCAAAGACTATTTTAGAACTGTAGTTTTTAATAACAATCTCAGTGTGGTTGAATTTGAGTGCTATTTTTGCTCACCCAAGTGTTTCCTAAAACAttag
- the LOC101737826 gene encoding leucine-rich repeat protein 1 isoform X1, whose translation MKIQCQIEVINRLHSALNLRNNGKYLKSTLALGKEPKSETEYFILHFSSLNKTGTKYRVKSIKQVFVKYINEGKSTIRFEEPPYDLCIKSESIQLKCFMKLLRSCITGDEKALHLSPLSSLSVTAKNNAPVKLVISDRSQFPAKGLPRTLQSLYLSGLKLCNFRRDILLLKHLAVLDLSNNEIEKLPPEFGRMANLSELHLANNQLGVRGVVDWRWLLGPQITKTLKLLDLTSNKLGHLPKAIWKLEKLVTLKANDNMISRLPATIGRISTLRYFTISSNELQSLPCSLMQCRLEYIDISSNKFDNKQNNSTSDQYSPWQFYVGSLVHLSAKIILKHKIHYASNIIPWTLVEFLDNANMCVCGAPVVNYTHSINKEYDLKDYFRTVVFNNNLSVVEFECYFCSPKCFLKH comes from the exons ATGAAAATACAGTGCCAAATAGAAGTTATAAATAGATTACATAGTGCTCTTAACTTAAGAAATAATGGCAAATACTTAAAATCAACATTAGCGTTGGGAAAAGAGCCAAAAAGTGAAActgaatatttcattttacattTTTCGTCACTTAACAAAACTGGAACTAAATATCGTGTGAAATCTATTAAACAAGTATTTGTTAAGTATATAAATGAAGGAAAATCTACAATTAGGTTTGAGGAACCCCCATACGATTTGTGTATAAAAAGTGAATCTATTCAACTAAAATGTTTCATGAAATTACTACGCAGCTGTATCACTGGTGACGAGAAAGCTTTACATCTTTCACCCCTCTCAAGCTTAAGCGTTACAGCTAAAAACAATGCCCCTGTTAAACTTGTTATTAGTGATAGAAGTCAATTTCCTGCTAAAGGTCTACCTAGAACCTTACAGTCTTTGTACCTTAGTGGTTTGAAACTATGTAATTTTCGGAGGGACATCTTATTACTCAAACACCTTGCTGTTcttgatctaagcaataatgaaattgaaaaactgCCTCCTGAATTTG gAAGGATGGCCAACTTGTCTGAACTACATTTAGCAAACAATCAACTTGGTGTAAGAGGAGTAGTTGATTGGCGTTGGTTACTAGGACCTCAG attacaaaaactttaaaattattagatCTCACTAGTAATAAATTGGGACATCTTCCAAAAGCCATTTGGaaactagaaaaattggtaaccctAAAAGCAAATGATAATATGATTTCAAGACTACCTGCAACTATTGGACGCATTTCCACGTTAAG atattTCACAATCTCTAGCAATGAACTGCAATCTTTGCCATGTAGCCTAATGCAATGTAGACTGGAATACATTGACATATCCTCAAATAAATTTGACAACAAGCAAAATAATTCTACGTCAGATCAATATTCTCCGTGGCAATTTTATGTCGGAAGTTTAGTACATCTTAgtgcaaaaataatattaaaacataaaatacattatGCATCCAACATAATTCCCTGGACACTTGTTGAGTTTCTGGACAATGCTAACATGTGTGTGTGTGGAGCACCAGTAGTAAATTACACAcattcaataaataaagaatatgaCCTCAAAGACTATTTTAGAACTGTAGTTTTTAATAACAATCTCAGTGTGGTTGAATTTGAGTGCTATTTTTGCTCACCCAAGTGTTTCCTAAAACAttag